The following DNA comes from Sediminitomix flava.
GTTTAGACATGTAATAAATACACTAAAATTGCAAAAACATTAATTATCGCTTCTTCGTTTAGGTAGTTCTTCATCCAAAGGAGTATCGAGATACCAATAAGACGCTACTGCCGCAAATACCAACAATACAGCGGAACTCAATAAACCAAATCCGACCTTTTGCACTTGAGTACTTTCGTGTTTTCCTGAAATACACCATTCCACAAAATGCTCACAGTTATTTCCCCAAAGTGAATATCCATCTTCTCCAATTCGGCTAAAAGCCCTTTTT
Coding sequences within:
- a CDS encoding lecithin retinol acyltransferase family protein, with product MNKLAENYFGKHIYIKKSWYTHHGIGVGDGKVIHYAGYLGDWEAGPVSVVSLEEFSEGMEIYIRDDDARTYDPMEAVKRAFSRIGEDGYSLWGNNCEHFVEWCISGKHESTQVQKVGFGLLSSAVLLVFAAVASYWYLDTPLDEELPKRRSDN